In one window of Musa acuminata AAA Group cultivar baxijiao chromosome BXJ3-2, Cavendish_Baxijiao_AAA, whole genome shotgun sequence DNA:
- the LOC135631089 gene encoding basic leucine zipper 4-like: protein MLLPVDDHFPPLDLSWLDPEPTACPSLSPVEQRRLRRKISNRESARRCRMRKQRHLGELRAESSRLRDENRELESRVRTLAQQTLLLRRANGRLLAESSALRLRLTELRRLVLLRQLLTHGGFGCLGYEQELASLIA, encoded by the coding sequence ATGCTGCTGCCCGTCGACGACCACTTCCCCCCCCTCGACCTCTCCTGGCTCGACCCCGAGCCGACCGCCTGCCCCTCCCTGTCCCCGGTCGAGCAGCGGAGGCTACGCCGGAAGATCTCCAACCGCGAGTCCGCCCGCCGGTGCCGGATGCGAAAACAGCGCCACCTCGGGGAGCTCCGTGCTGAGTCCTCCCGGCTCCGCGACGAGAACCGGGAGCTGGAGAGCCGGGTTCGCACCCTGGCTCAACAAACCCTGCTCCTCCGCCGGGCGAACGGCCGGCTTCTCGCCGAGTCCTCCGCCCTCCGCTTGAGACTCACCGAACTCCGCCGGCTGGTCCTCCTCCGGCAACTGTTGACTCACGGCGGCTTTGGTTGTTTGGGATACGAGCAGGAGTTAGCGTCGCTGATCGCGTGA
- the LOC135631603 gene encoding uncharacterized protein LOC135631603, whose product MDRNPSLSLRAEPPASERRGRAPLYHAALHSVQKPPGKPWKKPDQAPPPQPRVYRVDPRGFRQLVQRLTGVARSTPQPLRETAPPPPPLKLAAPALTVQSLFADGENVGTDAVSGVQSPTGFLGLLSPSFYSSLCSFPLLSPAGPIESMGHI is encoded by the coding sequence ATGGATCGCAACCCTTCTCTCTCCCTGCGCGCAGAACCGCCGGCCTCAGAGAGGCGAGGGAGGGCGCCGCTGTACCACGCGGCGCTCCACTCGGTGCAGAAACCGCCGGGGAAGCCCTGGAAGAAGCCCGACCAAGCACCACCACCGCAGCCCAGGGTGTACCGGGTGGATCCCCGGGGCTTCCGGCAGTTGGTGCAGCGGCTGACGGGCGTAGCCCGATCGACGCCGCAACCACTGAGGGAAACCGCCCCTCCGCCGCCTCCGCTCAAATTGGCGGCCCCAGCGTTGACGGTACAATCGCTATTTGCTGACGGTGAAAACGTTGGCACGGACGCAGTTTCCGGCGTCCAATCTCCTACAGGATTTCTGGGGCTGCTGTCTCCTTCCTTCTACTCGAGTTTGTGTTCGTTCCCACTTCTGAGTCCTGCAGGTCCAATCGAGAGTATGGGGCATATATAG
- the LOC135631900 gene encoding tubulin alpha chain isoform X2, translating into MRECISIHIGQAGIQVGNACWELYCLEHGIQPDGQMPGDKTVGGGDDAFNTFFSETGAGKHVPRAVFVDLEPTVIDEVRTGAYRQLFHPEQLISGKEDAANNFARGHYTIGKEIVDLCLDRIRKLADNCTGLQGFLVFNAVGGGTGSGLGSLLLERLSVDYGKKSKLGFTVYPSPQVSTSVVEPYNSVLSTHSLLEHTDVAVLLDNEAIYDICRRSLDIERPTYTNLNRLVSQVISSLTASLRFDGALNVDVTEFQTNLVPYPRIHFMLSSYAPVISAEKAYHEQLSVAEITNSAFEPSSMMAKCDPRHGKYMACCLMYRGDVVPKDVNAAVATIKTKRTIQFVDWCPTGFKCGINYQPPSVVPGGDLAKVQRAVCMISNSTSVAEGNFPRLVRILLHWKRTMRRLAQSLLRVMKAMKGMNTKRAMFASLVFVDYCCHCCFKFLCRFLGCVPCCPGVRSVSPVPF; encoded by the exons ATGAGAGAGTGCATCTCGATCCACATCGGGCAGGCCGGGATTCAGGTCGGCAACGCCTGCTGGGAGCTTTACTGCCTCGAGCATGGCATCCAG CCTGATGGCCAAATGCCTGGTGACAAAACCGTTGGTGGCGGTGATGATGCCTTCAACACCTTTTTCAGTGAGACCGGCGCTGGAAAGCATGTTCCTCGTGCAGTCTTTGTCGATCTGGAACCCACCGTCATCGATGAAGTAAGAACTGGAGCTTACCGCCAGCTCTTCCACCCTGAGCAGCTCATCAGTGGCAAGGAAGATGCTGCGAACAACTTTGCTAGAGGCCACTATACCA TCGGCAAGGAAATTGTGGATCTCTGCCTCGATCGCATCAGGAAGCTCGCAGACAACTGCACTGGCCTTCAAGGATTCCTTGTTTTCAATGCTGTTGGAGGAGGAACTGGCTCTGGCCTTGGCTCTCTCCTCCTTGAGCGCCTCTCTGTCGACTACGGGAAGAAGTCGAAGCTGGGGTTCACGGTCTACCCTTCACCTCAGGTCTCCACCTCGGTGGTTGAGCCCTACAACAGTGTCCTGTCCACTCACTCCCTTCTGGAGCACACTGATGTGGCTGTTCTTCTTGACAATGAAGCAATCTATGACATCTGCAGGCGATCTCTCGACATCGAACGCCCCACCTACACCAATCTCAACCGTCTTGTTTCTCAG GTCATTTCTTCTTTGACTGCGTCGCTGAGGTTTGATGGCGCGCTGAATGTTGATGTCACTGAGTTCCAAACCAATCTGGTCCCATATCCAAGGATCCATTTCATGCTTTCATCGTATGCTCCCGTCATCTCCGCTGAAAAGGCCTACCACGAGCAACTCTCTGTTGCCGAAATCACCAACAGTGCTTTCGAGCCCTCTTCCATGATGGCCAAGTGTGATCCCCGCCATGGGAAATACATGGCTTGCTGCCTTATGTACCGTGGAGATGTGGTGCCCAAGGATGTCAATGCCGCTGTTGCTACCATCAAGACCAAGCGGACCATCCAGTTTGTCGATTGGTGTCCGACTGGATTCAAGTGCGGCATCAACTATCAGCCACCCAGTGTTGTTCCCGGGGGCGATCTGGCCAAGGTACAGAGGGCTGTGTGCATGATATCCAACTCCACCAGCGTCGCTGAA GGGAATTTTCCGAGGCTCGTGAGGATCTTGCTGCACTGGAAAAGGACTATGAGGAGGTTGGCGCAGAGTCTGCTGAGGGTGATGAAGGCGATGAAGGGGATGAATACTAAGCGAGCAATGTTCGCAAGCCTTGTGTTTGTCGACTACTGCTGCCACTGCTGCTTTAAGTTTCTGTGTCGTTTTCTTGGCTGTGTTCCGTGTTGTCCTGGGGTCAGGAGTGTGTCACCGGTTCCGTTTTAA
- the LOC103975305 gene encoding uncharacterized protein LOC103975305 — protein MSWWARSLVNSLRGGDDEDDESEEFEEKAAARNEKSRVGSPSIAQEQGQIEEEEDEEEGETPTRGVKDDLSELTETLTRQFWGVASFLAPAPPGPDHGDRALAGQPGAVDLPPAAADSPRIAGIRSDFAEIGGKFKSGISQVLSQSKAVTEISKFASSLLPFGSDEEELEEDEENDGVGVDAVGVNEQVLAFARNIAMHPETWLDFPLPHYEDDSDDFEMSDAQLKHASMVELHAPEFAVLKTELCPSQMSEGYFWKIYFVLLHSRLNRRDAELLSTPQIVEARARLLQDMHSRTKPISERLWIEVSHSKDDVTMIPIEENVMGPLDAVNVTSAPATLPCEEPASDSMKDIEIPSDTMEDAETEKHPVQTTEVKVVDKAVVEEGPASKNISSLTFKDATPMKYEDGDEWLEDDSGETSSVRAVAIPLGQEEDVSFSDLEDVDDDQGPTRSSKTVSVDSQTTVSTGLVQPNKVSGGSVKGSNSTSPKSEEYNNWMDIEDFDVE, from the exons ATGTCATGGTGGGCGCGGTCCCTGGTGAACTCCCTGCGGGGCGGCGACGACGAAGACGACGAATCGGAGGAATTCGAGGAAAAAGCAGCAGCGAGGAATGAGAAATCCCGCGTCGGATCCCCATCAATAGCGCAAGAACAAGggcaaatagaagaagaagaagacgaagaggaggGGGAAACGCCGACGCGGGGCGTTAAAGATGACCTCTCCGAGCTCACTGAGACCCTCACCCGCCAGTTCTGGGGCGTCGCCTCCTTCCTCGCCCCCGCCCCTCCCGGGCCCGACCACGGCGATCGGGCGCTCGCCGGGCAGCCCGGTGCGGTTGACCTCCCGCCGGCGGCTGCGGATTCGCCGAGGATCGCAGGAATCCGCAGCGATTTTGCGGAGATCGGCGGGAAGTTTAAGAGTGGGATCTCGCAGGTGCTGTCACAATCCAAGGCCGTGACGGAGAtttctaagttcgcgtcttcccTTTTGCCGTTTGGATCGGACGAAGAGGAgttggaggaggatgaggagaatGATGGGGTTGGAGTTGATGCTGTTGGTGTTAATGAGCAAGTTTTGGCTTTTGCAAGGAATATTGCCATGCATCCGGAGACTTGGCTGGATTTCCCTTTGCCCCATTATGAAGATGACTCTGATG ATTTTGAAATGTCAGATGCCCAGCTAAAACATGCCTCGATGGTTGAACTTCATGCACCCGAATTTGCAGTTCTGAAGACTGAGCTTTGCCCTAGTCAAATGAGCGAAGGGTATTTCTGGAAGATCTATTTTGTGCTTCTGCATTCTAGACTCAATAGGCGTGATGCTGAACTCCTGTCTACGCCTCAG ATTGTTGAAGCTAGAGCCAGGCTTCTGCAAGATATGCACAGCCGGACAAAACCGATATCTGAGAGGCTATGGATAGAAGTTTCTCATAGTAAAGATGATGTAACAATGATTCCTATTGAAGAGAATGTCATGGGACCTCTGGATGCTGTTAATGTCACTTCCGCACCCGCAACACTTCCATGTGAAGAACCAGCTTCTGATTCTATGAAAGACATTGAGATACCCTCTGATACAATGGAAGATGCCGAGACTGAAAAGCATCCTGTCCAAACTACCGAGGTAAAAGTTGTCGACAAAGCGGTTGTAGAAGAAGGGCCAGCAAGTAAGAATATATCCAGCTTGACATTTAAAGACGCCACTCCGATGAAGTACGAGGACGGTGACGAGTGGTTGGAGGATGACAGTGGTGAAACTAGTAGCGTAAGGGCTGTGGCTATTCCTTTAGGGCAAGAAGAGGATGTATCCTTCAGTGATCTGGAGGATGTCGATGATGATCAAGGTCCAACTCGAAGCTCAAAAACAGTTTCAGTGGATTCTCAAACAACAGTATCTACAGGCTTGGTTCAGCCAAACAAAGTTTCTGGGGGTTCAGTAAAAGGTAGCAACTCCACCAGCCCAAAGTCGGAGGAATATAACAATTGGATGGACATTGAAGATTTTGATGTGGAATGA
- the LOC135631900 gene encoding tubulin alpha-2 chain isoform X1 codes for MRECISIHIGQAGIQVGNACWELYCLEHGIQPDGQMPGDKTVGGGDDAFNTFFSETGAGKHVPRAVFVDLEPTVIDEVRTGAYRQLFHPEQLISGKEDAANNFARGHYTIGKEIVDLCLDRIRKLADNCTGLQGFLVFNAVGGGTGSGLGSLLLERLSVDYGKKSKLGFTVYPSPQVSTSVVEPYNSVLSTHSLLEHTDVAVLLDNEAIYDICRRSLDIERPTYTNLNRLVSQVISSLTASLRFDGALNVDVTEFQTNLVPYPRIHFMLSSYAPVISAEKAYHEQLSVAEITNSAFEPSSMMAKCDPRHGKYMACCLMYRGDVVPKDVNAAVATIKTKRTIQFVDWCPTGFKCGINYQPPSVVPGGDLAKVQRAVCMISNSTSVAEVFSRIDHKFDLMYAKRAFVHWYVGEGMEEGEFSEAREDLAALEKDYEEVGAESAEGDEGDEGDEY; via the exons ATGAGAGAGTGCATCTCGATCCACATCGGGCAGGCCGGGATTCAGGTCGGCAACGCCTGCTGGGAGCTTTACTGCCTCGAGCATGGCATCCAG CCTGATGGCCAAATGCCTGGTGACAAAACCGTTGGTGGCGGTGATGATGCCTTCAACACCTTTTTCAGTGAGACCGGCGCTGGAAAGCATGTTCCTCGTGCAGTCTTTGTCGATCTGGAACCCACCGTCATCGATGAAGTAAGAACTGGAGCTTACCGCCAGCTCTTCCACCCTGAGCAGCTCATCAGTGGCAAGGAAGATGCTGCGAACAACTTTGCTAGAGGCCACTATACCA TCGGCAAGGAAATTGTGGATCTCTGCCTCGATCGCATCAGGAAGCTCGCAGACAACTGCACTGGCCTTCAAGGATTCCTTGTTTTCAATGCTGTTGGAGGAGGAACTGGCTCTGGCCTTGGCTCTCTCCTCCTTGAGCGCCTCTCTGTCGACTACGGGAAGAAGTCGAAGCTGGGGTTCACGGTCTACCCTTCACCTCAGGTCTCCACCTCGGTGGTTGAGCCCTACAACAGTGTCCTGTCCACTCACTCCCTTCTGGAGCACACTGATGTGGCTGTTCTTCTTGACAATGAAGCAATCTATGACATCTGCAGGCGATCTCTCGACATCGAACGCCCCACCTACACCAATCTCAACCGTCTTGTTTCTCAG GTCATTTCTTCTTTGACTGCGTCGCTGAGGTTTGATGGCGCGCTGAATGTTGATGTCACTGAGTTCCAAACCAATCTGGTCCCATATCCAAGGATCCATTTCATGCTTTCATCGTATGCTCCCGTCATCTCCGCTGAAAAGGCCTACCACGAGCAACTCTCTGTTGCCGAAATCACCAACAGTGCTTTCGAGCCCTCTTCCATGATGGCCAAGTGTGATCCCCGCCATGGGAAATACATGGCTTGCTGCCTTATGTACCGTGGAGATGTGGTGCCCAAGGATGTCAATGCCGCTGTTGCTACCATCAAGACCAAGCGGACCATCCAGTTTGTCGATTGGTGTCCGACTGGATTCAAGTGCGGCATCAACTATCAGCCACCCAGTGTTGTTCCCGGGGGCGATCTGGCCAAGGTACAGAGGGCTGTGTGCATGATATCCAACTCCACCAGCGTCGCTGAAGTCTTCTCACGTATCGATCACAAGTTCGACCTCATGTATGCCAAGAGGGCCTTCGTGCACTGGTATGTTGGCGAGGGCATGGAGGAAGGGGAATTTTCCGAGGCTCGTGAGGATCTTGCTGCACTGGAAAAGGACTATGAGGAGGTTGGCGCAGAGTCTGCTGAGGGTGATGAAGGCGATGAAGGGGATGAATACTAA